Proteins found in one Tamandua tetradactyla isolate mTamTet1 chromosome 1, mTamTet1.pri, whole genome shotgun sequence genomic segment:
- the NEURL2 gene encoding neuralized-like protein 2 isoform X2, with the protein MAAPSEPAGLGAPWRPAWPEPPPTRFHPVHGANIRVDSSGTRATRVESFAHGVCFSREPLAPGQVFLVEIEEKELGWCGHLRLGLTALDPASLAAVPEFSLPDLVSLGHTWVFAITRHHNRVPPEDRPEAEAAVPSRPPALLAEPYLCIGQFRIPRDRLVGRSRPGLYSHLLDQLYELNVLPPTARRSRLGVLFCPHRDGTANMHIVINGEDMGPSARGLPATQPLYAVVDVFASTKSVRLVQLEYGLPSLQTLCRLVIQRNVVHRLAIDGLHLPKGLKDFCKYE; encoded by the exons ATGGCAGCTCCTTCTGAGCCCGCAGGGTTGGGTGCTCCCTGGAGGCCCGCGTGGCCCGAGCCCCCTCCCACCCGCTTCCACCCGGTGCACGGTGCCAACATCCGCGTGGACTCGTCGGGGACGCGGGCCACCCGCGTGGAGAGCTTCGCCCACGGCGTGTGCTTCAGTCGCGAGCCGCTCGCCCCTGGCCAGGTTTTCCTGGTTGAGATCGAGGAGAAAGAGCTGGGCTGGTGCGGACACCTGCGCCTCGGCCTGACCGCGCTCGACCCCGCCAGCCTGGCCGCGGTGCCCGAGTTCTCGCTGCCCGACTTGGTCAGCCTGGGCCACACCTGGGTCTTCGCCATCACTCGCCACCACAACCGCGTGCCCCCGGAGGACCGCCCGGAGGCGGAGGCCGCGGTCCCCAGCCGCCCCCCGGCCCTGCTGGCTGAACCCTATCTGTGTATTGGGCAGTTTCGCATTCCCCGGGACCGCCTAGTGGGCCGCAGCCGGCCTGGACTCTACAGCCACCTCTTGGACCAGCTCTACGAGCTGAACGTGTTGCCCCCGACCGCGCGCCGCAGCCGCCTCGGCGTTCTCTTCTGCCCCCACCGCGACGGCACCGCCAACATGCACATCGTCATCAACGGCGAGGACATGGGCCCTAGCGCCCGGGGGCTGCCAGCCACCCAGCCCCTCTACGCGGTGGTGGACGTGTTCGCCTCCACCAAGAGCGTGCGCCTGGTGCAGCTCGAGTACGGCT TGCCATCCCTGCAGACCCTCTGCCGCCTGGTGATCCAGAGGAACGTGGTGCACCGGCTGGCCATTGATGGGCTTCACCTTCCCAAAGGACTGAAGGATTTCTGCAAGTACGAGTGA
- the NEURL2 gene encoding neuralized-like protein 2 isoform X1, with translation MAAPSEPAGLGAPWRPAWPEPPPTRFHPVHGANIRVDSSGTRATRVESFAHGVCFSREPLAPGQVFLVEIEEKELGWCGHLRLGLTALDPASLAAVPEFSLPDLVSLGHTWVFAITRHHNRVPPEDRPEAEAAVPSRPPALLAEPYLCIGQFRIPRDRLVGRSRPGLYSHLLDQLYELNVLPPTARRSRLGVLFCPHRDGTANMHIVINGEDMGPSARGLPATQPLYAVVDVFASTKSVRLVQLEYGLPSLQTLCRLVIQRNVVHRLAIDGLHLPKGLKDFCKAQSTRLLILNL, from the exons ATGGCAGCTCCTTCTGAGCCCGCAGGGTTGGGTGCTCCCTGGAGGCCCGCGTGGCCCGAGCCCCCTCCCACCCGCTTCCACCCGGTGCACGGTGCCAACATCCGCGTGGACTCGTCGGGGACGCGGGCCACCCGCGTGGAGAGCTTCGCCCACGGCGTGTGCTTCAGTCGCGAGCCGCTCGCCCCTGGCCAGGTTTTCCTGGTTGAGATCGAGGAGAAAGAGCTGGGCTGGTGCGGACACCTGCGCCTCGGCCTGACCGCGCTCGACCCCGCCAGCCTGGCCGCGGTGCCCGAGTTCTCGCTGCCCGACTTGGTCAGCCTGGGCCACACCTGGGTCTTCGCCATCACTCGCCACCACAACCGCGTGCCCCCGGAGGACCGCCCGGAGGCGGAGGCCGCGGTCCCCAGCCGCCCCCCGGCCCTGCTGGCTGAACCCTATCTGTGTATTGGGCAGTTTCGCATTCCCCGGGACCGCCTAGTGGGCCGCAGCCGGCCTGGACTCTACAGCCACCTCTTGGACCAGCTCTACGAGCTGAACGTGTTGCCCCCGACCGCGCGCCGCAGCCGCCTCGGCGTTCTCTTCTGCCCCCACCGCGACGGCACCGCCAACATGCACATCGTCATCAACGGCGAGGACATGGGCCCTAGCGCCCGGGGGCTGCCAGCCACCCAGCCCCTCTACGCGGTGGTGGACGTGTTCGCCTCCACCAAGAGCGTGCGCCTGGTGCAGCTCGAGTACGGCT TGCCATCCCTGCAGACCCTCTGCCGCCTGGTGATCCAGAGGAACGTGGTGCACCGGCTGGCCATTGATGGGCTTCACCTTCCCAAAGGACTGAAGGATTTCTGCAA GGCACAGAGCACTAGACTCCTAATCTTGAATCTCTGA
- the SPATA25 gene encoding spermatogenesis-associated protein 25 — MSYFTSPQAHLGLLASTQGGAASPGSSLGLYSPAEPVVVAPSGLDPLSQKAQQLVPAPQAWGPALAVPEARGCPGGASWEPLRWKEYSRYCHKFPHLRQPESLGWEDGCSRGTVPQPGAPSRPGPLLLCGLSPGVLQMSPEAGGKEAGCQPNICILTLAMMIAGIPTVPVPGLREEDLIRAAQAFMMAHPEPEGAVEGARWEQAYSHNASGQMALVRSRRGQPPGSCL; from the exons ATGTCCTACTTCACGTCTCCACAAGCTCATTTAGGTCTTCTAGCTTCCACCCAAG GTGGGGCTGCTTCTCCAGGCTCGTCCCTTGGCCTCTATAGCCCTGCAGAGCCAGTGGTGGTGGCCCCCAGTGGGCTAGACCCACTGAGCCAGAAAGCTCAACAGCTGGTACCTGCTCCCCAGGCCTGGGGTCCAGCCCTGGCAGTGCCAGAAGCCAGGGGCTGCCCTGGAGGTGCTAGCTGGGAGCCACTGCGGTGGAAGGAGTACAGCCGATACTGCCACAAATTCCCCCACTTGAGGCAGCCGGAGAGCTTGGGCTGGGAGGACGGCTGCTCCAGGGGCACAGTTCCCCAGCCGGGGGCCCCCAGCAGACCTGGGCCCCTGCTGCTGTGCGGGCTGTCACCAGGGGTGCTGCAGATGTCCCCTGAGGCAGGGGGGAAGGAAGCTGGCTGCCAACCCAACATCTGCATCCTTACCCTGGCCATGATGATTGCTGGCATCCCCACTGTGCCCGTCCCAGGTCTGCGGGAAGAGGACCTGATCCGGGCTGCTCAAGCTTTCATGATGGCCCATCCGGAGCCAGAGGGCGCTGTGGAAGGGGCACGGTGGGAGCAGGCGTACTCCCACAATGCCTCTGGGCAGATGGCCCTAGTGAGATCCAGGAGGGGCCAGCCTCCTGGCTCCTGCTTGTAG
- the ZSWIM1 gene encoding zinc finger SWIM domain-containing protein 1 → MASTILNELLFEDPSAPMLLYQVSKTAQLVTLNYQSCYMQGVFAHFPEVLFIHRTYNPRGKVLYTFLVDGPRVQLEGHFARAVYLAIPAREDAEGLAQMFQVFKKFNPAWERVCTILVDPHFLPLPSLAMEFPAAEVLLSAFHICKFLQGKFYQLSLRRPIERLLLTTLRNTMCSATAGNLRKLYTLLSNWIPSTQLSELHLHWLLYDRIWLAHRWRSRAESSRYFQGLEIITHILSQVFGTTPSVEQGLASLLRYIQQNSGDSFSLGLSPQNNHTPSDAIPESPKVERLIEARIRHSLNAICTGPAAQLCLGELAVVQKSMHLIGSGSEKVNIQILEDTHRVQPQPPASCSCYFNQAFHLPCRHILAMLSARHQVLQPNMLPAQWKADSATSLEGILDSSWSEALEKHLAVAFLTEEVGQLLQHCGQEEFERRYSTLRELADSWIGPYEQVQL, encoded by the coding sequence ATGGCctcaacaatactgaatgaactCCTGTTTGAGGACCCAAGCGCACCCATGCTGCTATACCAGGTTAGCAAGACTGCCCAGTTGGTCACCCTCAACTACCAGAGCTGCTATATGCAGGGGGTCTTTGCCCATTTCCCCGAAGTCTTATTTATCCACCGGACCTATAACCCAAGGGGCAAGGTCTTATACACCTTCCTGGTGGATGGACCTCGGGTGCAGCTAGAGGGTCACTTTGCCCGGGCAGTCTACTTGGCCATCCCTGCTAGGGAGGATGCTGAAGGCCTGGCCCAGATGTTCCAGGTGTTCAAGAAGTTTAACCCAGCATGGGAGAGAGTATGTACCATCCTGGTGGATCCTCACTTCCTTCCGCTGCCCAGTCTGGCCATGGAGTTCCCTGCAGCTGAGGTCCTTCTCTCAGCCTTCCACATCTGTAAGTTCCTCCAGGGCAAGTTCTATCAACTGTCCCTCAGACGGCCAATAGAGAGGCTGCTCCTGACCACCCTGCGGAACACAATGTGCTCGGCCACAGCAGGCAACCTGAGGAAGCTGTATACTCTCCTAAGCAACTGGATCCCCTCTACCCAGCTGTCTGAGCTCCATTTACACTGGCTGCTCTATGACCGCATCTGGTTGGCCCACCGCTGGAGAAGCCGAGCCGAGAGCAGCCGCTACTTCCAGGGCCTGGAGATCATCACCCACATCCTCAGCCAGGTATTCGGCACCACTCCGTCTGTAGAACAAGGCTTGGCCTCCCTACTCCGATACATACAGCAGAACTCTGGAGACAGCTTCAGCCTGGGTCTGAGTCCCCAGAATAATCACACCCCCTCAGACGCCATCCCCGAAAGCCCTAAAGTGGAGCGGTTGATCGAAGCCCGTATCCGGCACTCTCTCAATGCCATCTGCACTGGTCCAGCAGCCCAGCTCTGCCTGGGCGAGCTTGCTGTCGTCCAGAAATCCATGCACCTTATTGGCTCTGGCTCAGAAAAGGTGAACATACAGATCCTGGAGGATACCCATAGGGTACAGCCCCAGCCCCCTGCCAGCTGCAGCTGCTACTTTAACCAGGCCTTCCACCTGCCCTGTCGCCACATCCTAGCCATGCTCAGTGCTCGCCACCAGGTGCTACAGCCCAACATGCTGCCGGCGCAATGGAAAGCAGACTCTGCCACCAGTCTAGAGGGCATCCTGGACAGCAGTTGGAGTGAAGCCCTGGAAAAGCACCTGGCAGTGGCTTTCCTCACTGAGGAGGTGGGTCAGCTCTTACAGCATTGCGGCCAGGAGGAGTTTGAGCGGCGGTACAGCACCCTGCGGGAACTGGCTGACAGCTGGATCGGCCCTTATGAGCAGGTCCAACTCTGA
- the ZSWIM3 gene encoding zinc finger SWIM domain-containing protein 3 codes for MELGSCFETYKDFKECFSAYKKENRCSFILRDCVSVRFHNLNHGTSIREDILYVQVKFVCIRTQSNRKRTPESDMCPAYLLLQYNEKLDRLFISELNTEHIHLDSKTVGLGGNTPGKVQKTMYLQKPQPVWPTIKRNLDIAKKSLVEPSLLLDKVPVPSKPEQEGITLSDLGKIAKVMKNFLKVDEGSMASLSVGNGQDLDRLSFQSSKMSYLFIRFPETLLLHRVENAQGHILYAFLVENKEREGRVVHFAVLKAETATSVAKMLSIFTEFNSDWPKVKVVFVDPSFPHRAILQEIFPAARILLSIYHTTRLLEKKLHRSSAEPSFKRLMKEALRKAVFVTSEASLQNLSQMSQALLDEDLFSFLQAHWFSCELLWYMHVRKGLHACNTYMDSLDIVTSKVSSLFREQQSLLDCILSFVDYIDLFNTKGVKNLPTAPPKLKRARPASSMLPTSKKAFGICGGTLTKPSWIPGEATKLDPQQQVQPSQSDMLNNLHQCGSPLAYKLCHNEWEVVQNSTHLVDVAGSSVDVQLLENSHQVSKDGCSCSCSFQQCYHLPCRHILALLHTSQQSVGEAMVCRRWQKRYQHLLGPNGDTVLVPNTGQPGKQGQQDMIQDLSRELANLLMQSEGPELEERFSTLRKIVDIWADPCKLPESSQQPGDFEDVGQLPFLWGKPEEGEGSILVEP; via the coding sequence ATATGTGCAAGTGAAATTTGTCTGTATTCGGACCCAGTCCAACAGGAAGAGAACACCGGAGTCAGACATGTGCCCAGCATACTTGCTCCTGCAGTACAACGAGAAACTAGATAGACTATTTATCAGTGAACTGAACACCGAGCATATACACCTTGACTCTAAAACGGTTGGTCTTGGAGGAAACACTCCGGGCAAAGTGCAGAAGACAATGTACCTGCAGAAACCCCAGCCTGTGTGGCCCACAATCAAGAGAAACCTTGACATAGCCAAGAAGTCCCTAGTTGAACCATCGCTTCTTCTAGATAAGGTCCCTGTGCCCTCAAAGCCTGAGCAAGAGGGCATCACTCTTTCTGACCTGGGCAAGATAGCAAAGGTGATGAAGAACTTTCTCAAAGTAGATGAGGGTTCCATGGCCTCCCTCAGTGTGGGCAACGGCCAAGACCTGGACCGACTCAGCTTCCAGAGCAGCAAGATGAGCTACCTGTTCATTCGCTTCCCAGAGACTCTCCTGCTGCACCGGGTAGAGAACGCCCAGGGCCATATCCTCTATGCTTTTTTGGTGGAGAACAAGGAGCGAGAAGGTCGAGTGGTACACTTTGCTGTGCTTAAGGCTGAGACAGCTACATCTGTGGCCAAGATGCTGAGCATCTTCACAGAGTTCAACTCTGATTGGCCTAAGGTCAAAGTGGTCTTTGTGGACCCATCCTTCCCTCACCGGGCTATCCTGCAGGAGATCTTTCCTGCCGCCCGCATCCTCCTTTCCATCTACCACACGACCCGACTCTTGGAAAAGAAGTTACATCGTAGTTCGGCTGAGCCATCCTTTAAAAGGCTCATGAAGGAAGCCCTGAGGAAGGCTGTGTTTGTCACTTCCGAGGCCAGCCTGCAAAATCTCTCTCAGATGTCCCAAGCCCTGCTGGATGAGGATCTCTTCAGTTTCCTGCAGGCCCACTGGTTCTCCTGTGAACtgctgtggtatatgcatgtcAGGAAGGGGCTGCATGCGTGTAACACCTACATGGACAGCCTGGACATTGTCACCAGCAAAGTGTCAAGCCTCTTTCGGGAACAGCAGTCCCTGCTGGACTGCATCCTTAGCTTTGTGGATTACATAGATTTATTTAATACCAAAGGCGTGAAGAACTTGCCCACAGCTCCTCCCAAGTTAAAGCGGGCTCGGCCAGCAAGCAGCATGCTACCGACGTCCAAGAAGGCTTTCGGAATCTGTGGAGGGACCCTTACCAAGCCTTCCTGGATCCCAGGGGAAGCAACAAAGTTGGACCCACAGCAGCAGGTGCAGCCCTCCCAAAGTGATATGCTCAACAATTTGCACCAGTGTGGCTCCCCGCTGGCCTATAAACTGTGCCACAATGAGTGGGAGGTGGTACAGAACTCCACCCATCTGGTGGATGTGGCTGGCTCCTCAGTGGATGTTCAGCTGTTAGAGAACTCTCACCAGGTTAGCAAAGATGGCTGCAGTTGCAGCTGTTCCTTTCAACAATGCTACCACCTGCCATGCCGGCACATTTTGGCCCTGTTGCATACCAGCCAGCAGTCCGTGGGTGAAGCCATGGTGTGCCGCCGGTGGCAGAAAAGGTATCAGCACCTTCTTGGGCCCAATGGGGACACAGTTTTGGTCCCAAACACAGGCCAGCCTGGGAAGCAAGGACAACAGGACATGATTCAGGACCTAAGCAGGGAGCTGGCCAACCTGCTAATGCAGAGTGAGGGGCCGGAGCTGGAGGAGCGCTTTTCCACCCTGCGCAAGATTGTGGACATCTGGGCTGACCCCTGCAAGCTGCCTGAGTCCAGTCAGCAGCCAGGGGACTTCGAGGATGTGGGTCAACTCCCTTTCCTCTGGGGAAAGCCAGAGGAAGGGGAAGGCTCCATCCTGGTGGAGCCGTGA